The following coding sequences are from one Acidobacteriota bacterium window:
- a CDS encoding acyl-CoA dehydrogenase family protein produces the protein MIDFELTEEQEQLRNTVREFCAGEVAPHIKEWDEKAHFERSVFDKMAELGLMGVCIPEEYGGAGFDYISLGLVCEELEACDTFLRVAMSVHVGLNSMSLLAWGTEEQKQKYLVPQAKGEKLATFGLTEPNAGSDVVGMRSYAKRDGDDWILNGEKMWISLGNTADHFLFFCWTDQEKQKVRDHTGISCFIVERSMPGFSSGTLHGKMGIRAGDTGYFSLQDVRVPAANMLGQEGEGFKIAMFSLENGRYTVAAGATGVIKASRDASVAYANTREVQGQTIANFQLVKQKIAEMEADYQMAHLLWLKCGYLKNEGKPSAKAASLAKWQATTRSEKAASMAIEVHGANGYINDYPVERYLRNCKAAVIYEGTRDIHTLMQADWALGLKKEKSARVTLPKYQAAGAK, from the coding sequence GTGATCGATTTTGAATTGACAGAAGAGCAGGAGCAGTTGAGGAATACTGTTCGTGAGTTTTGTGCGGGCGAGGTTGCTCCGCACATTAAGGAGTGGGACGAGAAGGCGCACTTTGAGCGGAGCGTTTTTGACAAGATGGCCGAGCTTGGGCTGATGGGCGTCTGCATTCCGGAGGAATATGGTGGAGCGGGATTTGATTATATCTCGCTCGGCTTAGTCTGCGAAGAGCTTGAGGCCTGCGATACGTTCCTGCGGGTCGCGATGAGCGTCCACGTCGGGCTTAACAGCATGAGCCTGCTCGCCTGGGGAACCGAGGAGCAGAAGCAGAAATACCTCGTCCCTCAGGCGAAGGGCGAAAAGCTCGCGACCTTTGGCCTGACCGAACCGAACGCCGGGTCGGACGTCGTCGGGATGCGAAGCTACGCAAAACGCGACGGCGACGACTGGATATTGAACGGCGAAAAGATGTGGATCTCGCTCGGCAATACGGCCGATCATTTCCTGTTTTTCTGCTGGACCGATCAGGAAAAGCAAAAGGTTCGCGACCACACTGGTATCTCGTGCTTTATCGTCGAGCGGTCGATGCCGGGCTTTTCGAGCGGAACGCTCCACGGCAAGATGGGCATCCGTGCGGGTGATACGGGCTACTTTTCGCTCCAGGACGTCCGCGTCCCGGCGGCGAACATGCTCGGGCAGGAAGGCGAAGGCTTTAAGATCGCGATGTTCTCGCTCGAGAATGGCCGCTACACGGTGGCTGCCGGTGCGACCGGCGTCATCAAGGCTTCGCGTGATGCCTCGGTCGCTTATGCCAACACCCGCGAGGTGCAGGGCCAGACGATCGCCAATTTCCAGCTTGTAAAGCAGAAGATCGCCGAGATGGAAGCCGATTACCAGATGGCGCATCTGTTGTGGCTGAAATGCGGCTACCTGAAGAACGAGGGCAAGCCTTCGGCAAAGGCGGCGAGCCTAGCTAAGTGGCAGGCGACGACGCGTTCGGAGAAAGCGGCGTCGATGGCCATCGAGGTCCACGGAGCGAACGGCTACATCAATGATTATCCGGTCGAACGTTACCTGCGGAACTGCAAAGCAGCGGTGATCTACGAGGGAACCCGCGACATCCACACGTTGATGCAGGCCGACTGGGCGCTTGGGCTAAAGAAAGAAAAATCAGCTCGCGTTACGCTGCCGAAGTATCAAGCCGCCGGTGCGAAATAA
- a CDS encoding M24 family metallopeptidase produces the protein MPNSKRLFTLSAILITVAALFSFNALAQSPTPEAMPKLLSQREQMEVREGWLKKRLGTLLPGMMKRHGIDMWIVVNEEFNSDPVTPHITPPIPIVGRRDVFIFIDRGETLERIAMVRYDEERLKNHYRMVMPARDKFGEELKKIVDERKPKTIALNIGGSRGQQSGLSYDSYRFLAESLGAENEKKFVPAADLLVEFFDTRLPEELEHYRNAVAATEIIARRAFSNEVITPGKTTVGDVRWWMMEQVNKLGLTIWFQPDLRIQRRRAATETTGPFLSTAAEAEVIRRGDLLHLDFGLDYMGLSTDWQKHAYVLKEGEKTIPAGLTAAFKNTNRLQDILFSIARPGMTGTEVYEKTMAEVKRQGIEAMIYSHPIGTHGHGLGPSIDFRGNIGGGGNKIILGSYMSIELNTSTPVAEWGGQKVTMMAEDDAVMTEKGYEFIRPRQTEIYIIR, from the coding sequence ATGCCAAATTCGAAACGCTTATTCACTCTTTCTGCGATACTCATCACCGTCGCTGCTCTCTTTTCATTCAACGCCCTTGCTCAAAGCCCGACCCCAGAAGCAATGCCGAAGCTGCTTTCGCAGCGAGAGCAGATGGAGGTTCGGGAGGGGTGGCTTAAGAAGCGGCTTGGGACGCTTTTGCCGGGGATGATGAAGCGGCATGGCATTGATATGTGGATCGTTGTGAATGAGGAATTTAACAGCGACCCCGTAACCCCACACATCACGCCGCCGATCCCGATCGTAGGCCGGCGGGACGTTTTCATCTTCATCGACCGCGGTGAGACGCTGGAGCGGATCGCGATGGTCCGCTACGACGAGGAGCGGCTTAAGAATCATTACCGGATGGTGATGCCCGCCCGCGATAAATTTGGCGAGGAGCTGAAAAAGATAGTCGATGAACGCAAGCCGAAGACCATCGCACTCAACATCGGCGGCAGCCGCGGCCAACAGAGCGGGCTTTCTTATGATTCCTACCGCTTTCTGGCGGAATCGCTCGGTGCGGAGAATGAAAAGAAGTTCGTCCCGGCGGCCGATTTGCTAGTGGAGTTTTTCGATACGCGGCTTCCCGAGGAACTCGAGCACTATCGCAACGCCGTTGCCGCAACCGAGATAATCGCCCGCCGTGCGTTTTCAAATGAGGTGATAACGCCGGGCAAGACGACGGTCGGCGACGTCCGCTGGTGGATGATGGAACAGGTCAACAAGCTCGGCCTGACCATCTGGTTCCAACCGGACCTCCGCATCCAGCGTCGGCGGGCCGCGACCGAGACGACCGGGCCGTTCCTCAGCACCGCAGCCGAAGCCGAGGTCATCCGTCGCGGGGACCTGCTCCATCTCGATTTCGGGCTGGATTACATGGGCCTCTCGACCGACTGGCAAAAGCACGCGTATGTCTTGAAGGAAGGCGAAAAGACCATTCCGGCGGGTCTAACGGCGGCGTTTAAGAACACGAATCGGCTGCAGGACATCTTGTTCTCCATCGCAAGACCGGGCATGACCGGCACCGAGGTTTACGAAAAGACAATGGCCGAGGTCAAACGGCAAGGCATTGAGGCGATGATCTACTCGCACCCGATCGGCACCCACGGCCATGGCCTCGGCCCGTCGATCGATTTCCGCGGTAACATCGGCGGCGGCGGGAACAAGATCATCCTCGGCTCGTATATGTCCATCGAGCTAAACACCTCAACGCCGGTCGCCGAATGGGGCGGGCAAAAGGTCACAATGATGGCCGAAGACGACGCCGTAATGACCGAAAAAGGCTACGAATTCATCCGCCCGCGGCAGACGGAGATATATATCATTCGATGA
- a CDS encoding molybdopterin molybdotransferase MoeA, which yields MIAVAKALKIIGREVLALPAERVAIENSIGRILAEDIVADSDMPPFDRSQMDGYAVRAADTKDAPAVLKLVGESAAGRGWKGRMKAGEAVRIMTGAPMPAGADAVQKIELTSEANGNVTLNEPTAKGRFIVSKGKEVKKGATVLRRGTRISPANISVPAAFGYAKLKVSKRPRVAILATGTEIVPIAKRPKPDQIRNSNSLMLASLCQSAGAETVTLPTVGDKLSELTAAIETAARSVDLVITTGGVSVGKYDLTKEAIAGLGAEVFFEKVKLKPGKPTVFARLQKAYFFGLPGNPVSAAVTFHLFVRRALMLMQSASAVELPTGFAILEGEAKGTRERDSYLPASLATDSKGRLLAVPLRWHGSSDFIGFASADALVKIPAGGSLTSGEVCEVLFL from the coding sequence ATGATCGCAGTTGCTAAAGCTCTTAAGATCATCGGCCGCGAGGTGCTGGCTTTGCCGGCAGAGCGGGTTGCGATCGAGAACTCGATCGGCCGAATTCTAGCGGAAGATATAGTGGCTGATTCGGATATGCCGCCGTTTGATCGGTCGCAGATGGATGGCTATGCCGTGCGTGCGGCTGATACGAAAGATGCTCCGGCGGTGCTGAAGCTGGTTGGCGAGTCAGCCGCCGGCCGCGGCTGGAAGGGGCGAATGAAAGCGGGCGAAGCCGTGAGAATAATGACGGGAGCACCGATGCCTGCGGGTGCCGACGCAGTTCAGAAGATCGAGCTAACGTCCGAGGCCAATGGCAACGTCACACTCAATGAACCGACCGCAAAGGGCCGCTTCATAGTATCGAAAGGCAAAGAGGTTAAAAAGGGCGCGACAGTGCTTCGCCGCGGAACCCGCATTTCGCCCGCAAATATTTCAGTACCGGCGGCTTTCGGCTACGCGAAGCTGAAGGTTTCGAAAAGGCCGCGGGTCGCCATACTCGCCACCGGGACCGAGATCGTGCCCATCGCGAAACGCCCAAAGCCCGACCAGATACGCAACTCCAACTCATTGATGCTCGCCTCGCTCTGCCAATCCGCGGGTGCTGAGACAGTAACGCTTCCTACTGTCGGCGACAAGCTTTCCGAACTCACCGCCGCCATCGAAACCGCCGCGAGATCTGTTGATCTTGTCATAACGACCGGCGGCGTTTCGGTCGGTAAATATGACCTGACGAAGGAAGCGATCGCCGGACTCGGGGCGGAGGTTTTCTTTGAAAAAGTGAAGCTCAAGCCCGGCAAGCCGACCGTTTTCGCGAGGCTGCAAAAGGCATATTTCTTTGGCCTTCCGGGCAATCCGGTCTCGGCGGCGGTGACCTTTCACCTTTTCGTTCGGCGGGCGTTGATGCTGATGCAATCGGCGTCCGCCGTCGAGCTTCCAACTGGCTTTGCAATATTGGAAGGCGAGGCGAAAGGCACGCGTGAACGCGACTCTTATCTGCCGGCGAGCCTCGCGACCGACTCCAAAGGCCGCCTGCTCGCCGTTCCGCTCCGCTGGCATGGTTCATCGGATTTCATCGGCTTTGCGAGTGCCGACGCCCTTGTCAAAATTCCCGCCGGCGGTTCCCTCACGTCCGGCGAGGTGTGCGAAGTGCTCTTCCTTTGA
- the moaC gene encoding cyclic pyranopterin monophosphate synthase MoaC: MSDLSHFDEAGRIRMVDVSGKEPTKRVAVASGRVILSPETIAKLRANETPKGDPLEIARIAGIMAAKRTSELIPLCHQVPLSKVNIEADLTDSGIELRAKAITTSQTGVEMEALTAVSVAALTIYDMCKAVQRDIEITDIRLESKTGGKEDYSRS; encoded by the coding sequence ATGAGCGATTTATCGCATTTTGATGAAGCCGGACGCATCCGGATGGTCGATGTTTCCGGCAAAGAACCGACGAAGCGCGTCGCCGTCGCATCGGGCCGCGTGATTCTTTCGCCGGAGACCATCGCAAAGCTCCGCGCCAATGAAACGCCGAAGGGCGACCCGCTCGAGATCGCCCGCATCGCCGGCATCATGGCCGCAAAACGCACCTCGGAGCTAATTCCGCTCTGCCATCAGGTGCCGCTTTCAAAGGTAAATATCGAGGCCGATTTGACGGATTCAGGCATCGAACTTCGGGCCAAGGCCATCACAACATCACAGACCGGCGTCGAGATGGAGGCGTTGACCGCCGTTTCGGTCGCGGCCCTAACGATATACGATATGTGCAAGGCCGTTCAGCGTGACATCGAGATAACCGACATCCGGCTCGAATCGAAAACCGGCGGCAAGGAAGACTACAGCCGCAGCTAG
- a CDS encoding M50 family metallopeptidase has product MPYKVAKEAEPQFTLLLIATLVTIGIWIASWFIPFVGYIFYPLQLFATFIHEGGHALATVLTGNSVQSLAVSPDASGVVWSQSSGWFSQLFISSAGYLGTTAFGAALLAWMRYGFDSRLALYISAGTVGVLTVVFGVLAPIWNLFSTATFGGLVFTVISGSIIAAGLFAVAKYAEIKWVNFALAFLAVQTLLNAFFDLVNLFFISTFSNAQSDAANMAAATGLPAVVWVFIWMAISILMISIGLRVYAVSKRSGSSDALFEDQ; this is encoded by the coding sequence ATGCCTTACAAAGTCGCAAAAGAAGCCGAACCGCAGTTCACGTTGCTGCTTATCGCAACTCTGGTCACCATCGGGATCTGGATCGCGTCGTGGTTCATCCCGTTCGTCGGGTATATTTTCTACCCGCTCCAGCTTTTTGCGACGTTCATTCATGAAGGCGGCCATGCCTTGGCGACCGTCCTCACCGGCAACTCGGTGCAGAGCCTGGCGGTTTCGCCGGATGCGAGCGGCGTTGTTTGGTCACAGTCCTCGGGTTGGTTCTCGCAGCTATTTATCTCAAGTGCCGGTTATCTCGGCACGACCGCTTTCGGTGCCGCCCTGCTGGCCTGGATGCGTTATGGGTTCGATTCGCGTCTTGCCCTTTACATCTCGGCCGGAACGGTTGGGGTTCTGACGGTCGTCTTTGGCGTGCTTGCCCCGATCTGGAATCTTTTCTCCACCGCAACTTTCGGCGGGCTTGTTTTCACGGTAATTTCGGGCAGCATCATCGCAGCCGGCCTTTTTGCCGTGGCGAAATACGCCGAGATCAAGTGGGTCAATTTCGCACTCGCATTTCTTGCGGTGCAGACACTGCTTAATGCGTTCTTCGACCTGGTAAATCTTTTCTTCATCTCGACCTTCTCGAACGCCCAATCGGACGCAGCGAATATGGCGGCCGCCACGGGGCTTCCGGCCGTTGTCTGGGTGTTTATCTGGATGGCAATCTCGATCCTGATGATCTCCATCGGCCTGCGGGTCTATGCGGTCAGCAAACGGTCGGGTTCGTCGGACGCCCTTTTCGAAGATCAATAA
- a CDS encoding L,D-transpeptidase family protein, which produces MRRLPALGFFLLAFSFTVAAQVKTPEPPAVKKPFAESLQAVVVTTPDWPTVKGTARLFERKTLRAKWTAVGDEFPIVVGRSGLGWAIESAPESASEFKKEGDGKAPAGLFSLTSAFGSSPKPEQLNYPYTKLESSTECVDDAASSHYNKIVDRFKVGNFDWKSSEKMLAVGEEYGLGVFVAYNSYPVRRGDGSCIFLHVWKDAETATSGCTAMERRNVERIVSWLEPTRNPYLVQLPAAEYKKLRKKWNLPKLK; this is translated from the coding sequence ATGCGAAGACTCCCGGCTCTCGGTTTTTTCTTGCTTGCATTTTCGTTTACCGTCGCGGCTCAGGTGAAAACACCCGAGCCGCCGGCCGTTAAAAAGCCATTTGCCGAATCGCTTCAGGCGGTTGTGGTGACCACGCCCGATTGGCCGACGGTCAAAGGCACAGCACGCCTCTTCGAACGCAAAACGCTTCGCGCAAAGTGGACCGCTGTCGGCGATGAATTCCCGATCGTGGTTGGTCGCAGCGGCCTTGGCTGGGCGATCGAATCTGCCCCCGAATCTGCAAGTGAATTCAAGAAAGAGGGCGACGGCAAGGCTCCGGCAGGGCTTTTTTCTCTGACCTCCGCCTTCGGCTCTTCACCGAAACCGGAACAACTCAACTATCCCTACACCAAGCTCGAAAGCTCGACCGAATGCGTCGATGACGCCGCCTCATCGCATTACAACAAGATCGTTGACCGCTTCAAGGTCGGCAATTTCGATTGGAAAAGCTCGGAGAAAATGCTTGCCGTCGGTGAGGAATACGGCCTCGGTGTCTTCGTCGCTTACAATTCCTATCCGGTCCGCCGCGGCGATGGTTCGTGCATCTTTCTCCACGTTTGGAAGGACGCCGAGACCGCGACCAGCGGCTGCACCGCGATGGAACGCCGAAATGTCGAGCGTATCGTCTCCTGGCTCGAACCGACCCGGAACCCGTATCTTGTCCAGCTGCCTGCTGCAGAGTACAAAAAGCTCCGAAAGAAATGGAATCTCCCGAAGCTGAAATGA